In Pyrus communis chromosome 1, drPyrComm1.1, whole genome shotgun sequence, the following are encoded in one genomic region:
- the LOC137747399 gene encoding uncharacterized protein, with product MEGQKSHAKLTRTQSSLLRSSPTIRSSIHSLNSVTEEDVFAANENHHYDEEEQKPKNYNPVPTHQKSGSTRINHQHLAMATVTLFTLFSFSGFFFFFYLRREEIPISENLLLALVFVAFTLFLANKNKGLINRSVSVLKHSWDENAKRCCFHRFYKTNGGAKPVQWFIGSDPNPNKTRKEKKIIREGVEFYSNGDFYEGEFHKGECNGSGVYNYLVNGRYEGDWIDGRYDGYGIEGWARGSRYKGQYRQGVRHGYGVYRFSAGDSYAGEWCNGQSHGVGVQTCSDGSCYVGEFKYGAKHGLGCYHFRNGDRYAGEYFGDKMHGFGIYHFANGHCYEGSWHEGRKLGYGVYTFRNGDARCGIWDGGTLKHPLLPLTDAVVRAVQAAGKAAKNAVNLRRVDEQVNKAVMAANRAATAARVAAVKAVQNRMDGKFCDTSV from the exons ATGGAAGGTCAGAAAAGCCACGCGAAGCTCACGAGGACCCAGTCGTCGCTGCTGCGGTCGTCGCCGACGATTCGATCCTCCATTCACAGCCTCAACTCCGTCACGGAGGAGGACGTCTTTGCCGCCAACGAAAACCACCACTACGACGAAGAAGAGCAGAAACCCAAGAATTACAATCCCGTACCGACCCACCAGAAATCCGGGTCGACCCGGATCAACCACCAGCACCTGGCGATGGCCACCGTCACACTCTTCACCCTCTTCAGCTTCtccggcttcttcttcttcttctacctcCGCCGCGAAGAAATACCCATCTCCGAAAACCTCCTCCTGGCGCTGGTCTTCGTCGCCTTCACGCTTTTCTTGGCGAACAAGAACAAGGGTCTGATCAACCGCAGCGTCTCCGTCCTCAAGCATTCCTGGGACGAGAATGCAAAGCGGTGCTGCTTCCACCGGTTCTACAAGACCAACGGAGGCGCGAAGCCGGTCCAGTGGTTCATCGGGTCGGACCCGAACCCAAACAAGACCCGGAAGGAAAAGAAGATCATAAGGGAAGGGGTCGAATTCTATAGCAATGGGGATTTCTACGAGGGGGAATTTCACAAGGGGGAGTGCAATGGCAGTGGGGTCTACAATTACTTGGTCAACGGCAGATACGAGGGGGATTGGATCGACGGCCGATACGACGGCTACGGGATTGAGGGCTGGGCGAGAGGGAGCAGATACAAGGGGCAATACAGGCAGGGAGTGAGGCATGGTTATGGGGTTTACAGATTCTCGGCGGGAGATTCGTATGCAGGGGAGTGGTGCAATGGGCAGAGCCACGGCGTCGGAGTGCAGACTTGCTCCGATGGCAGCTGCTATGTTGGTGAATTCAAGTATGGCGCCAAGCACGGCCTCGGTTGCTACCATTTCAG AAATGGAGATAGATATGCCGGTGAATATTTTGGGGACAAAATGCATGGATTCGGCATCTACCACTTTGCGAATGGTCATTGTTATGAGGGGTCATGGCACGAAGGCCGGAAGCTAGGCTATGGCGTTTACACTTTTCGAAATGGCGATGCAAGATGTGGTATATGGGATGGTGGCACCCTTAAGCACCCGCTTCTGCCGCTAACCGATGCAGTTGTTCGAGCAGTTCAG GCTGCTGGGAAAGCAGCGAAGAATGCTGTTAACCTTCGGCGAGTGGACGAACAAGTGAACAAGGCAGTCATGGCTGCGAACAGAGCCGCCACTGCTGCCAGAGTTGCTGCTGTCAAAGCCGTTCAAAACAGAATGGACGGAAAATTTTGTGATACGAGTGTCTAA